In Mycobacterium sp. ITM-2016-00317, the genomic window CGACCCCGACAACGGCGTGCCGCCATGCAGCGATCACATCCGGCATTGCGACGTTGGTCGCGACCATCACCCCCGGTCGGTTGTCGATCTGGAAATCTTCACGGGGCAGGCCCGCGAGGACCAATGGGATGTCGAGACCGCCCGCACGAAGGCGTTCGTGGGCATCGAGCAGGACGTCTACTCCTTTGTGAACGCCCAGCGCGCCCGCGTAGAAGATGTACTGCCCGTCCGCAGGGACGAAGCCGGGGCGCCGTACAGTTCGCTCGTCGTTGACGAGCGCGATCAGCTGATCGTCGATGAACGTCGGAATCACCGTCAGGGGCCCACTGTCCGCGGGGCGCGGCGCCGAGCCGCGGGCTGCGAGAGCAGACGACGTAGCCGTCCACTGGGCCACGCCCCGGTGCCGTCGGGATCCCAGTTGATGCAGCCCGGCGGCCAGGGGAATTCCTTTGAGTCCGTACTGCGAGCGGGCGCACCCGATGCACTTGCTCAGACCCGGTTTCGAACAAAGGCTTTCGCCCCGATAGAGCATCACCTTGGTGGCGCAGACCTGACTGTGATCGTGTGCGCTCGCCACCACCGGGATGCCCATGCGGCGGGCGGTGCCGAGCACGCTGTAGAGGATCCATCCGCGGACGTTGATGACGTCCGGCCGGAATTGCCGAACGAGTCGAGCGAAAGCGCGCGCGAACATGGGGTCCGGCACGGGTGGGAAGAACCGATGGGTCGTTGACTCGTAGGCGCCGGGAAGATGGGCCATCGCCATCGGCAGCCGGTGCACCTCCACACCGTCCATGTCTTCGCGGGCGGCGCATCCGGGTGCTCGGCCGTCACCACTGCCACCGAACGGCCGTGCCGCACTTGCTCGCGGGACAGTGCGTGGATCGACAGCTCCAGGCCCCCGACGTTGGGGAGGAAACTGTCGGTCGCGTGCAGGATGCGCAACCCGTGGAGCCGGTCATTCGTCATGACAACCCTTGTCCTCCAGCGATGAGGGGACTGGGCGCCGGGATCGGCGTCGCAAGCGGCGCGACCGGCGCGACCGGCGGTGGTTCGAAGAGGAAACGACGTGCGCCAACCGCAGCGAATGCCGCCGCGGTGACCGTCTGCGCGGCCACGGCAGCCAGGGCTGCGCCGATGACCCCGGTATGCAGCATCAGGAACCACGCCCCGCCGACGATCATGATCGCCTGGGTCACCGTCAAGATGGTGATGATGCGCAGTCGTCCCTGCACGCGCAGGATCGACATGGAGACGTTGATGATCGCGTCCGGGAACGTCGTCAACAGCAGCACGATGAGAAGCGTGCTGCAGCTGGTGTATTCGCTGCCGAAGAAGCCGAGCACCTGCTTGGCGAACACGCAGGTTCCGGCTACGGGCAAGACCAGCAACAACCCGATCAGGAGCATCGCGCGACGTGCCTGCGCCTGGAGCCGTCCGGGATCGTGGGCGCAGTCGGCCAGCAGCGCGTTGGACACGGCGGCGGAGATAGCGAGGAAGACGCTCGCGATCATCACGGTGACGGCGTAATAGCCGAGTTGCGTGGCGGGGAATATCGCGGCGGCGAGGATCGGGATGATGAACGCCGGCGATCGGACCGCGAGAACGGCGATGTGATCCCACCCGACTGTCCGGCTGATGCGCGTCAGCCACTCCATGCGGGGCCGGAACCGGAAATCGGGGTTGGCACGGCGCAGCAGTAAGAGGGCTACGGTGTCGGAGACCACCAGAGAAGCCACGTAGATGACGAGCATGGTGTGCGTCGCGCCGCTGTCGATGGTCGCCGCAAGTGCCCCGAGCGCCACCATCGACGCGATGGCGCCCAGCCGTAGTACGGCTCCTGCGCTGCTGGCGTACAGCGAGAACTCAGCCCGGCGTACGCCCAGCAGTGACGAATTGATCACCATCTGCATCGCCGTGGCCACCGAACCGATTGCCAGCAATGCCACGAGCCAGCAGGTGCCGACTGTGGTGTGCAACCGGGTGGGCAGGAAGAACGCACCGACGGCACCGACCGTTCCGGAAGCGATGGCGACGACGACGAACGCTGTGCTGCAGAGGCCGCTACGTTCGTCCGGACTGGCACCCGGCAGCAGTCGCGTGAGGTACGGCAGGAAGCCGGCGACACAGACGATCGACACCAGGCTCATCCCCGAGATCGCCGTGTTCGCGATGCCGATTGCGCCTGGGGAGACATTGCGCGCGCACAGCGTCCAGAAGACGAAGCCGAGGACCGATGTGACGTTGGTGAGGGCCAGCAAGGCGAAGCTGTTCCCCACCATTCCGCGAGTCTTCTGTGGCTGCGTTGTGCTCATCTGGCGCACCAACCGTCCGGGACGAAAGCCTGCACCTGCAAGCCCGACGCCTGGTCACGCACGGTGACTTTGGCAGCCTGGATCGATGTGCACAGCATCGGCCGCGCATCAGGGGCCAGAACGACGTCCAGCGTCCCCTGGGCCGCCGAGGTCTCCGATGCTTCAATCCGGGTGGAGGCGGGCACCGGGCGCCCGGTGTCATCGACAACGGTGAAGGCGGCGTGCTCGAAGAGACGGACACCCTCCGGGCCGATGGCGTTCAGTGTGAAGGTCAGTTCTGTACCGGGCCGTGCAGTGACTTGCTCCGCGCTGATCACCGACGGCATCTGCTGCGCCGGGGACCACATGGCGCTCGTGAGCCGGATCGCCCCGAAGGTGGCCGCTACAACGGCGATGGCCACCAGGATCTGCACGAGCTGGCGCTTCGTCCTGACCGCAGGCATCTTGGGCTTGGTCAGCGTCCCGAGGATCACGAACAGAGCGCCGCAGAGCACGATCAGCCAGTCCAGCCGCCGGATGTGCTCGTAGTTCATGTCGAATGTCCAGACCCGCATCCACACCCAGATCGTGGTTTGCGCGCCCACGGCTCCGACGATGGCCGGGATGAGAAGACGCATCCACAGCCGGGAGGGCCACCGCGACAGGCCGAGCGCGACACCGATCAATACGGCGGTGGTCACTGCCACGGTCGCGATGAGCAGGCCGCCCGTGGTGACCTTGGCGCCCTCTGCCGACCGGTGGATTACGGGACCCAGCAGCGCGTACCAGACCAGCGTGGTCGCTATTCGAGCTCCCAGCCACGCCGGCTGGCCTGCACCGGTGCGTGCGACGAGCGCCGACAACCACAACCCGGGAACCAGCGAGAGCCCGGCGATACCGAACAGCAGTGCTGTCCAACCGACGGGATCCCCAGGTAGCGCGAACAGTAAGCGGTGTTCCGGTTGCATCCAATGTGCTGTCAGCAGGCATCCGATGCCGAACACCGACCACGCGAGCAGTCGCACTCTGTCTCTCGACTCTGGCGTCAATCGGTGTCGTGATTCCGTAACCCGTCGGCGCCGGCGGTGTCGCGCGCGCCGCTGGGTCCGACTCTCCGTGGCCAGGTCGTTCGACTGCTCGTCCTGTGAGGACTCCGCGAACGGACCCGCTGCCTCGCCGTCCGTCCGATAGGTCACGCTCATATCGCCGGCCTCTCGCAACTGAGAGCTTCCGTGCGGAGCAGGGCATCGCGGTCGACCTCGTACACCGTCAACGTCCCCGCCGCGAACACACCCGTCAGCCACGGCAGGCAGTTGAAGCGGTCGAGGGCTGCCTGTGAAACCAACGAATTGGTCCCGCGCCCCGGCTCGTCCTTGACGAACCAGGTACCGCTTTTCGGCCGAATGGTCGCCATTCGGGAGTCGACAACGAAGTAGCCGATCTTGGAATCCCAGATCATCTTGAGCACCTCGGGACGTAACGGGCCGGGGGTCATATAGATGTCCCAGACCGGGAACGCCTTGCTGGGCCGCAACGCAGAGACTCGTCCAAGCGAACCGACCAGGGTCGACACGTACCGGTCGGCCATCACCGGGGTGTCGGCCGGTACGTGTGCCGCGAACCAGTCGGCGACCGCCCGGCCCTCGTTCGTCGCCGCCCGGGCGTCGTCGCCCACGCTCGAGCTACCCGGGAATCGGTGCGACACAGTGACGCCCAGCGCTGCGCCACCGAAGACCATGACGACGTAGACGGCGACCGCGATGCCGACCCGGAAACTGGGCTGGGCCAACGTGAGCGCTGCCCGTGACCACCTCGCGGCAAGCAGGCCGGGGGTCCGGGGGCCGAACGACCACGCGAAGCCGCACAGCACCGCGATCCCGATGAAGCTGAAGCCCCAGGATCGGTGCGCCCCTTCGGCACCGCCCGAGGTCAGCAACATCGGCATGCTCCCGAAGAACATTGCCCCGACTACGGCGAACGCCCACGGCGTGGAGCCGACCCGGTGCCGGTTGCGCCACAGAACCGCGAGAGCCCACAGGAACAGCGCCAACGTCACGAAAGGGAACAGGTAACCGCTGGCGATTTCGTAGATTGGGTTCTGGGAATTCGCGAACAGAGACCGCTGACCGCTCGTGGACTTGCTGACGCCTTCGAGGATGCGTTGCAGCTGTGCGTAACTCTCGCTCAGGGCAGGACCGAGGTAGCTGATCAGCCAGTCGTACTTACCGGCCCACCAGAAGGCGATCGACGCGATCAGAGAGGACCAGATCAGTACCAGCGGCCAGATCCGCTCCCGGCGGATGTCGAGGGTGCCGGCCGCCGCCCTGGGAAACCACGGCACCAGCCTGGCGCCGATCAGCACCACCAGGATCAGCACGAGCATGATCGTGCTGAGATGGTGCGTCATCGGCAACACCGCCACGACCAGCATGGCCGCCGCGATCGCTCTGACGGGCAGTCTTTTCGTCCCGCGTCCGGCCGCGACTGTTGCCGCCAGGCACCACACGAGCAGCGGCGAGGCCAGGCTCTCGTAGGAGAAGGCGACGTTGAAGTACATCCAGGACGGGTTCAGCGAATAGATGACCGCGCCGACGGCCGCGCCTGCGGCAGGGACGTTGACCATTCGGACGAGCTGGTAGATGCCCAGCATCGACAGGACGTGTGCCAGCACGACTACCGACACGGCGGCGACCCAGAGCGGGATTTCGCCGAGGTGACCGAAAGCGCTTGTGGCTTGGTGAAGACCGAAGAATTCCTTGGTGATCGGCAGCAGCTTCAAGGTGTGGCCGACGTCGCCGTAGAGGTAGGTCTCCATGGCCTGCCGTAGGTGGATGTACTCGTCGGAACCCACGGGCACGAAGTGCACCGCCCTCGGCAGCATGCTGAACAGGCCCATGCCAATCAGGGCAAGTGCCCGGATCGCACCGGAGGTGCCCCGTGCGCAGGCCAGCCAGATGAGTGACATCATGCCGACCAGAAACCCGGCCCAGAACAGGGCGAACATCAACTCGTCAGGTTGCTCCAGGCCCGCCGCATGGTGATGAGAGAGCACGATCAGGAAGGCCCCGATCGGGGGCATCACCACAGCCATTGCGATACGGAGTTGGTGTACGTGCGATCCAGTCCGATGGGGACGGTGAGCACGGGCCGACGGCCCGGCCGGTTCGGAGTCGGTGACCGTGTCAAGCGTCGTCGTCACACCCGACTCTCAATCTGACTGACCGCCGAAAGTGTCGCGAGTAACTGCTGCCCCACATCCGCGGAACGCGGCAACGCACATTCGGCCGCGCGCTGCGTGCGCGACCCGGGGGTCGACAACATCCGAACGATTGCCTCGGCATAGAGCGAGGCCGCATCGGAGTCAGAGGCGGTGTGCGCACACAGGCGGACAGCGGCGCGCGGTCCCGCGCGGTCAGCGACCTCTCGATGAGCAGGAATGCCGCTCGCGACCACCGGTAGCCCTGACAGCAGTGCTTCGGCGAGTCCGATCCCGTACGCCTCCTGCTCACTTGCTGTGGCGTACAACGACGCCGACGCCCACCAATCCCCCAGCGTGTCCTCGTCAACGAAGCCGGTAAATGTCACTGTCCGGTCTGCGTTGAGCTGAGACGTGAGGGCGCGCAGCGAGCCGAGTGCGGCACCGTCTCCGATGACCACAAGATGCACGGGCTCGCCTTCGTCACGCAGGCGAGCGACCGCACGGATGAGAAGGTCGGTGCGCTTGTACGTTTCCTGCCGGGCAACGGTCAACACGACGCGTCCATCTGCGTACGGTCGGGGCAGGCCGAGTCTGGGTTTCGCAACGGCCGGCGGAATGATCACGAGGTTGGCCGCCGACACCTGGCCGGCGAAGTCCCGGAGAACCAACCTCGCTTCAGCTTCCGTGTCGACGACTACACGTCGACTCGCCGCCATCAGCCGACGTCCGGCAGGCCGATAGGCGAAGTGAAGCACATGACGTAGAGGGGTGTGTCCGACACCGTGGTAGTGCGGAGTGAAAACGACTGGCGCCGTAGCCCGCTCAGCGCCGAGCCATGCCAGCGGGGTGTGGTAACTGTGCAACCAGACGACCTCGAAGCGCCCGGGTGTGGCTGCGGCACGCGCCGCCGCAGGCGCAGATACATCGAAAAAATCTCCGAGCGGAAGCGGGTACCGCTCGATGGCGTATCCGTCGCACAACTCCCGCCGGGGCAGCGCCGCACTACGCGGCGCCTGGGTGATGACGGTGACCTCTGCGCCTTCCGCTGCCAGCGCGGCGGCCGCGGAAGCCACGTAGGTTTCCATGCCTCCCCGGAAAGGTGCGAAGCGCGGGACGAGAATGCCTACGCGCAATGCGGACTTCGTCATGCCCACCGCGCCTTGTCGGCCCGGACGTTCCGTCTGCTCGGCGCTCGTACGGCTCGGCATGCAGCGCTCAGGGCTCAGCGCCGTCCAATCACGTCCACTAGGCATCGATCCACTCCCCCGGTCCAGCTTCTGAGTGACGGGCCCGCCTCCCCTAGCGCGCCCGTCGATCACGCAGTGACCCCGACGCGCTCGCCGGCATGGACCTGTCTGCGCACCGACTGGACCAGTCGGCCACTGAGGCCGGAACGATGCCCGCGCAGCACGGTCCGCAGTACGCGGATGCCGTCCCGGATCGAATTCAGGTTGGACTTGCCCGCACGCCGCGGCAACTCAAGGCTCGGCACCTCGGCCACCCTCAGGCCCGCCTGCATCGCACGCACGACCATCTCGGCCTCGATCTCGAATCCGTTGGCAGACAGTGCGAGGACCTCCAGATAGCGACGGTGGAATCCGCAGAATCCGTAGCAGAGATCCGTCAGCTCAGCGTCGTACAGCGTATTGAAGACACCGAGCAGAAACTTGTTGCCCAGGCGCCGAAACCTCGTGATGTCCAAGGACCCACCGCCGGGTATGAAGCGGGAGCCCTTGACGAAGTCATAGCCGTTCGCCAGGAAGTGCAGATAGTGGGTGATCTCGTCGGGCGTCATGCTGCCGTCGGCGTCCATCATCACGACGACGTCGCCCGTCGCTGCCAGAAAACCGGCCCGGAGCGCATCGCCCTTGCCGACACCTTCTTGCAAGACCACTTTGAGGTCCGGACGGCAGCTGCGGGCCGTTATCAGCGTCGCGTCTGTCGAGTTGCCATCGACCAGGATCACCTCGTCGACGTCGTCGGCGATCTGCTCCAGCACCCAGGCGATATTCCGAGCCTCGTTCTTCACAGGGATCACCAAGCTGACGGTCATAGCCTCGGCGTTTGGCACCCGGTCCCGCTTGTGCGCGCCCCCGACGTGGGTAACGGCGTCTGCGACGTAAACGCTCCGGTTTGCCATGTGCGTTGAAGTTGCCGCCCCGCCCTGTCCGTTATTGGAAAGATGCCCCGCCATACTCGCCCCCTGCGTATTGGCCTGCGAATTCAGTGAAGGCCAATTGATTAGCTATAACGGCACACTTCGGCCCGTTAGCCCTGCAACGGACCCGACGCTAGCACCAAGATATGTGGCCTGCAACACTGCTAGAGCCCGCTTTTTAGCCAGTGACTCCAACACTGGTTGCGATTGCAATAAACAGCACAGTCAATATTAGCTGCGCACTGACGCAGCGATTCTTGCGACATCAACAGTCGCCCTTCCGGCAGGAGCCGCTGTTACCCCACCGTGACCTGCGCGTTCTGCCGGGACGTTCGTAACTTCAGTCATGCGTCAGCGGATGGTCCGACCATCACTGGGTCCGCAGCCGCCCTGGCAGCTTCCGGTCAAAATTGATGCGACTGGAAGGGAAGATGACGGCGAACGAAATTGCTCCCACTCACGCGACCGGTGGGGGCACGGCAACGGACCCGGCGCTGTGCGGCACCTCGACCGGTATTGCTGGCGGATGTCCCGCGACACCACGAACCCTGGTCAGCTCGCGCTGGGTTCGACGCCGGCGCCTCGCTAGAACTGCACGCTGAGCAGCGACGTACCCGAACCCGTCCGCCCCGTCTCGTCCGTGACCGTCCAGGACAGGTTGCGAACCGCGCCGAAGCCGCTTTGGGACGCCGAGAACTTCACTGCTTCCATGGCGGCTTCGTACTGATTCTTCGTGGCGACGCCTGTCAGTGTCAGTGTGTGTGTGGACGCGTCGAACACCGCGGTGATCGGATTCCCCGAGATCGGTGTGAACATCAGCTTGTCGTTGCTGCTGGCGTTCGTGATCCGCACAGTCGCTCCGGCCATGTAGTCCGAATCCGTGTCGAAGATGCTCGCCGAAGCCAACGCTGTGGTGGCCGAGCCGTTACGCGTGTGCGAGGGCCACCCCGTCGTTGTCAGAGTGGGCGATACAGGGTTCCTGACCCCAGCCGTCGCCACCCCGTTGAGCAACCCACTGCTGCTGACTCCGGTCTCGTCGGATACCGAGATGGAGAAGCCCCGGATGAGCCCGGCTCCCTGGGTGGCCGAGAACGTCACCGCCTTGAGCGCTTCTTCGTACTGAGCCTTGGTCGCCGATCCCGACAGTGTCAATGTTCTGCTCCCGGCATCCCATTCCGCTGTGATCGGGTTGCCTGGCTGGATGTAACCGAGCCTATCCCCCGACTGGCCAAGGGATTCGATCGTCACCCGAGCTGAGGACAGGCGGTCAGAGTCGGCGTCGCTGATCGACGCGGAGGACAGCAATCGAGTCGGTGCCCCGCCGATTGTGTGGGTCGGCGCACCAACCGTCACGACCGACGGCGGCAACGAGTACCGGACGTTGGCCGTCGCCACCCCGGGCAATGCGCTGTCCACATCGGTGTCGTCCGTCACCGTCACCGAGATACCGCGGACCAGTGCAGCTCCCCCGGTTGCGGAGAATGTCACAGCCTCGAGGGCCTGCTCGTACTGTGCCTTCGTCGCGATCCCGGACAGTGTCAATGTGCGACTCGTGGCATTCCACGTCGCGGTGATCGGATTACCCGATATAGCAACAAACCCCAGTACGTCGCCGGACTGACCCAGGGAACTGATTCTGACGGTCGCCCGCGACATGTTGTCCGAGTCGGCGTCAGCGATGCTGACCGACGCCAGCAGCTTCACGGGTGCGGTCCCGATGGTGAAGGTGGGGGCGCCGATCGTCGTCACCGATGGCGGCAACCCCACCACGGTGACGATCGCAGATCCCGGCAGCACGCTTCTCACGTTTGTTTCGTCGATGACGTGGATCTGAATGCCCCGGGACACACCACCCTGATCAGTCGTGAAGGTGACGGACTTGATGGCCTGCTCGTACTGAGCCTTGCTCGCTACACCCGACAACGTCAGAGTGCGCGTGGCCGCATCCCAGTTGGCCGTGATCGGGCTCCCCGACGGCACGACGTACCCGAGCACGTCGCCGGACTTGTACGCCGTCGCGACCACGATCGTCGCGCCAGAGAGGTTGTCCGAGTCCAGATCACTGATATCGACCGACGACACCACCTTCACCGGCGCCCCACCCAACCGGAAGATCGCAGCGCCCAGCGCCGTCACCGAGGGCGGCAACCCCACCACCATCACCGTGGCAGCCCCGGGCACCAGGCTCTCTTTGTTGGTGTCGTCGGTGACGTTGACCGAGATCGACCGTGACAGACCGCCCTCGGTTGCGGTGAAGGTGACCGCCTTGATCGCCGCCTCGTACTCGGCGATCGAGGCCACCCCCGACAGCGTCAACGTCCTCGTGGCCGCATCCCAACTCGCGGTGATCGGACTTCCTTCAACCGCGTTGTAGGCCAGCACGTCACCGGACTTATAGCCGACCGAACCGATGGTCAGCGTCGCCTTCGACAGACTCTCTGAGTCGGCGTCGGTGATCGTCACCGACGAGACCACCTTCACCGAAGTGCCGCCCAGCCGGAAGATCGGAGCACCCAGAACAGCCACCAACGGGGGCAGTCCGATCACGGTGACCACCGCAGCACCCGGGACCAGCGACTCCTTCTCGGTGTCATCAGTTACCGAGATCGAGATCCCCCGTGAGACTCCGCCCTCGGTCGCGGTGAAGGTGACCGCCTTGATCGCCGCCTCATACTCGGCAATCGAGGCCACACCCGAAAGCGTGAGCGTGCGGGTCGCGGCATCCCAGCTCGCCGTGATCGCGCTTCCCTCAACAGTGTTGTACGACAACACGTCGCCGGACCTATAGCCGGCCGCACCGATCGTCAGCGTCGCCTTCGACAGATTCTCCGAATCAACGTCGGTGATGTCCACCGACGACACGACCTTCACCGCAGAGCCGCCCAGCCGGAAGATTGGCAGACCACCCACCACCACCACCGGCGGCAGACCGATAACCGTCACCACCGCAGCGCCCGGCCCCAACGACTCCTTGTCCGTGTCATCAACCACCGACACCGAGACCGAACGTGAGACTCCGCCCTCGGACGCCGAGAACGTCACCGCCTTAATCACCGCCTCATACTCGGCAATCGAGGCCACACCCGACAGCGTCAACGTCCGGGTCGCCGCATCCCACGACGCAGTGATCGCGCTGCCTTCACCCGCGGTGTAGGCGAGCACGTCGCCGGCCTTGTAGCCGGCCGGACCAATCGTCAACGTGGCCTTCGACAACTGATCGGAGTCTCCGTCGGTGATGTTCACCGACGAGACCACCTTCACCGGAGCGCCACCCAGCCGGAAGATCGGCAGACCGCCCACCACCACCATCGGCGGCAGACCGATCACCGTGACCACCGCAGCACCCGGAACCAACGACTCCTTCTCCGTGTCATCGGTGACGCTGACCGAGACCGAACGCGACACTCCACCCTCGGACGCCGAGAAGGTCACCGCCTTAATCGCCGCCTCATACTCGGCAATCGAAGCCACACCCGACAACGTCAACGTCCGGGTCGCCGCATCCCAGCTCGCCGTAATCGCGCTTCCCTCAACAGTGTTGTAGGACAACACGTCACCGGACCTATAGCCGGCCGGACCAATCGTCAGGGTGGCCTTCGACAGGTTCTCCGAATCAACGTCGGTGATACTCACCGACGACACCACCTTCACCGGAGCGCCACCCAGCCGGAAGATCGGCAGACCACCCACCACCACCACCGGCGGCAGACCGATCACCGTCACCACCGCAGCACCCGGAACCAACGACTCCTTCTCCGTGTCATCGGTGACGCTGACCGAGACCGAACGCGACACTCCACCCTCGGACGCCGAGAAGGTCACCGCCTTAATCGCCGCCTCATACTCGGCAATCGAAGCCACACCCGACAACGTCAACGTCCGGGTCGCCGCATCCCAGCTCGCCGTAATCGCGCTTCCCTCAACAGTGTTGTAGGACAACACGTCACCGGACCTATAGCCGGCCGGACCAATCGTCAGGGTGGCCTTCGACAGGTTCTCCGAATCAACGTCGGTGATACTCACCGACGACACCACCTTCACCGGAGCGCCACCCAGCCGGAAGATCGGCAGACCACCCACCACCACCACCGGCGGCAGACCGATCACCGTCACCACCGCAGCACCCGGAACCAACGACTCCTTCTCCGTGTCATCGGTGACGCTGACCGAGACCGAACGCGACACTCCACCCTCGGACGCCGAGAAGGTCACCGCCTTAATCGCCGCCTCATACTCGGCAATCGAAGCCACACCCGACAACGTCAACGTCCGGGTCGCCGCATCCCAGCTCGCCGTAATCGCGCTTCCCTCAACAGTGTTGTAGGACAACACGTCACCGGACCTATAGCCGGCCGGACCAATCGTCAGGGTGGCCTTCGACAGGTTCTCCGAATCAACGTCGGTGATACTCACCGACGACACCACCTTCACCGGAGCGCCACCCAGCCGGAAGATCGGCAGACCACCCACCACCACCACCGGCGGCAGACCGATCACCGTCACCACCGCAGCACCCGGAACCAACGACTCCTTCTCCGTGTCATCGGTGACGCTGACCGAGACCGAACGCGACACTCCACCCTCGGACGCCGAGAAGGTCACCGCCTTAATCGCCGCCTCATACTCGGCAATCGAGGCCACACCCGAAAGCGTCAACGTCCGGGTCGCCGCATCCCAGCTCGCCGTGATCGCGCTGCCTTCACCCGCGGTGTAGGCGAGCACGTCGCCGGCCTTGTAGCCGGCCGGACCAATGGTCAGCGTGGCCTTCGACAACTGATCGGAATCAAGGTCGGTGATGTTCACCGACGAGACCACCTTCACCGGAGCGCCACCGAGCCGGAAGATCGGCAGACCACTCACCACCACCATCGGGGGCAACCCAATGACGGTCACCACCGCAGCACCGGGAACCAGCGACTCCTTGTCCGTGTCATCGGTAACCGACACCGAGATCGAACGAGAGACTCCGCCCTCGGACGCCGAGAAGGTGACCGCCTTGATCGCCGCCTCATACTCCACAATCGAGGCCACACCCGAAAGCGTCAACGTCCGCGTCGCCGCATCCCACGACGCAGTGATCGAACCGCCCTCGGCTGCGACATAACTGAGCACATCCCCCGCCCTATAGCCGGCCGAACCGATCGTCAACGTGGCCTTCGACAACTGATCGGAGTCTCCGTCGGTGATACTCACCGAGGAGACGACCTTCACCGGGGCGCCACCGAGTCGGAAGATCGGCAGACCACCCACCACCACCACCGGCGGCAGACCG contains:
- a CDS encoding glycosyltransferase family 4 protein gives rise to the protein MTKSALRVGILVPRFAPFRGGMETYVASAAAALAAEGAEVTVITQAPRSAALPRRELCDGYAIERYPLPLGDFFDVSAPAAARAAATPGRFEVVWLHSYHTPLAWLGAERATAPVVFTPHYHGVGHTPLRHVLHFAYRPAGRRLMAASRRVVVDTEAEARLVLRDFAGQVSAANLVIIPPAVAKPRLGLPRPYADGRVVLTVARQETYKRTDLLIRAVARLRDEGEPVHLVVIGDGAALGSLRALTSQLNADRTVTFTGFVDEDTLGDWWASASLYATASEQEAYGIGLAEALLSGLPVVASGIPAHREVADRAGPRAAVRLCAHTASDSDAASLYAEAIVRMLSTPGSRTQRAAECALPRSADVGQQLLATLSAVSQIESRV
- a CDS encoding glycosyltransferase family 4 protein, with translation MDGVEVHRLPMAMAHLPGAYESTTHRFFPPVPDPMFARAFARLVRQFRPDVINVRGWILYSVLGTARRMGIPVVASAHDHSQVCATKVMLYRGESLCSKPGLSKCIGCARSQYGLKGIPLAAGLHQLGSRRHRGVAQWTATSSALAARGSAPRPADSGPLTVIPTFIDDQLIALVNDERTVRRPGFVPADGQYIFYAGALGVHKGVDVLLDAHERLRAGGLDIPLVLAGLPREDFQIDNRPGVMVATNVAMPDVIAAWRHAVVGVVPSVVPEGFGRVAVECLAAGTPCVVSALGGLLDIVTDEVDGLHVPPGDAAALAGAIRRILEDEPLRLRLGAAGPAKAARFTLSQVIPALDEVYLRALDHKAASALPTRIPFPISVVDGQPCGRDGSRT
- a CDS encoding glycosyltransferase family 2 protein, which codes for MIPVKNEARNIAWVLEQIADDVDEVILVDGNSTDATLITARSCRPDLKVVLQEGVGKGDALRAGFLAATGDVVVMMDADGSMTPDEITHYLHFLANGYDFVKGSRFIPGGGSLDITRFRRLGNKFLLGVFNTLYDAELTDLCYGFCGFHRRYLEVLALSANGFEIEAEMVVRAMQAGLRVAEVPSLELPRRAGKSNLNSIRDGIRVLRTVLRGHRSGLSGRLVQSVRRQVHAGERVGVTA